Proteins encoded within one genomic window of Phototrophicus methaneseepsis:
- a CDS encoding GAF domain-containing sensor histidine kinase, whose protein sequence is MPTQNSNEGLTKGTNPTQSAHNEDALVDRITDTMTKIESRSDVSSVEMDMLSDIIQEIQASRKNLKRLHQVSVKTYDSIEEMFHEYLKIGCEILQLELGIISKVTTDENKYVVKSVYPANKGILKEDIFELNATYCATVIQNRETITYSEVGAIESMATHPVYLNMGLEAYIGTPIMVEGELYGTLNFTSRAPRKNQFGNLEAEFVEIMGQQIASAIVNERAARRNREVQTYLQNNEELLRMFVKHTPAAIAMFDKNVQYLICSDRWKVDYNIEDQEVIGRSHYDVFPEIGEDWKAIHQRCLRGHVERCEEDRFLRVDGSVTWLQWEVRPWYIAGEIGGIIMFTEVITQRKEAELALEQQKTLYQTLVSHLPDISTILYDKALRISIADGAYIKRLGYDLEAILGKTLLEIVPERIVSTLEPLYRRALDGESIQLENKATDGSIYDAHFVPIRDPEGDITHALITVQDITVRKKAELELQSLNRKLVRMNEEVQQFAYIVSHDMRAPLVNLKGFASLLLESTEKIQEVMSGVELEDEQQKEDLEQALTDRIPTAVKFIFSSVDRMDRFSQSILELSRIERRSVQYHNIEVQPIVQQIVSSLSHELQNKSIDIAIDELPAIYGDEISVDQIFGNIISNAVKYLPKDRTGHIKIGAEIKDNKVLFSVKDNGVGIAEKDYQKVFAPFRRIGRNTVEGEGMGLAYVQAQVRRHGGEIWFESEVDNGTTFYFTLPSKNLNEDNP, encoded by the coding sequence ATGCCGACACAGAATTCCAATGAGGGTTTGACAAAAGGCACTAATCCAACTCAATCAGCCCACAATGAAGATGCACTTGTTGATCGCATAACCGATACAATGACGAAGATTGAATCTCGTTCAGACGTTTCCTCTGTCGAGATGGATATGCTTAGCGATATCATCCAGGAAATTCAGGCATCCAGGAAAAACCTCAAACGGCTTCACCAAGTCAGTGTGAAGACATACGATTCGATTGAAGAGATGTTCCATGAATATCTCAAAATTGGATGCGAAATTCTCCAACTAGAACTGGGTATCATCAGCAAGGTAACCACCGACGAAAACAAATATGTTGTTAAGAGCGTCTACCCGGCTAACAAGGGAATCCTTAAAGAAGACATTTTTGAGCTTAATGCAACATATTGTGCAACGGTTATCCAGAATCGGGAAACCATCACCTATTCTGAAGTCGGCGCTATAGAAAGTATGGCGACCCATCCCGTATATTTGAATATGGGGTTAGAAGCCTATATTGGCACTCCCATTATGGTTGAAGGCGAGCTCTACGGCACGCTCAACTTCACCTCTCGCGCACCGAGAAAAAATCAGTTTGGCAATCTAGAAGCCGAATTTGTGGAAATTATGGGGCAGCAAATTGCCTCAGCCATCGTTAATGAGCGAGCCGCAAGGCGCAACCGGGAAGTCCAGACTTATCTGCAAAATAACGAAGAACTTCTACGGATGTTCGTCAAACATACGCCAGCAGCGATTGCGATGTTCGATAAAAATGTTCAGTATCTCATCTGCAGCGACCGCTGGAAAGTGGACTATAACATTGAAGACCAGGAAGTCATCGGCAGAAGCCATTATGACGTCTTCCCGGAAATTGGTGAGGATTGGAAAGCCATTCATCAGCGTTGTTTGCGCGGTCACGTTGAGCGCTGCGAAGAAGATCGCTTCCTGAGAGTGGATGGCTCTGTCACATGGCTGCAATGGGAAGTCAGGCCCTGGTATATTGCCGGTGAAATTGGTGGGATCATCATGTTCACCGAAGTCATCACGCAGCGAAAAGAAGCGGAACTGGCTCTAGAGCAGCAAAAAACGCTCTATCAAACCCTGGTATCTCATCTGCCTGATATATCGACCATTCTCTATGATAAAGCGCTGCGTATTTCCATCGCGGATGGTGCTTATATAAAGCGGCTCGGCTACGATTTAGAGGCTATTCTTGGGAAGACCTTACTTGAAATCGTACCAGAAAGAATCGTGAGCACATTGGAACCGTTATACCGGCGCGCACTCGACGGAGAAAGCATCCAGCTCGAGAATAAAGCTACGGATGGCTCTATCTACGATGCACATTTCGTCCCAATACGCGATCCTGAAGGCGATATTACGCATGCGCTCATCACGGTACAAGATATTACCGTCAGGAAGAAAGCCGAGCTTGAGCTCCAGAGCCTGAACCGCAAACTCGTGCGTATGAATGAAGAAGTCCAGCAGTTTGCGTATATCGTATCGCATGACATGCGCGCGCCGCTGGTGAACCTGAAGGGCTTCGCCAGTTTATTGCTTGAATCCACTGAGAAGATTCAAGAAGTGATGTCAGGTGTTGAGCTTGAAGACGAACAACAAAAAGAGGATTTAGAACAAGCTCTGACAGACCGAATCCCAACAGCGGTGAAATTTATCTTCTCGTCTGTTGATCGCATGGATCGCTTCTCACAATCCATCCTTGAGCTTTCTCGGATTGAACGCCGTTCTGTGCAGTACCATAACATCGAAGTCCAACCGATTGTGCAACAAATCGTATCTTCTTTGAGCCATGAGTTGCAGAATAAATCAATTGATATTGCCATTGATGAGTTACCAGCTATCTATGGCGATGAAATTTCCGTTGACCAGATTTTTGGTAACATTATCAGTAACGCTGTGAAGTATCTACCGAAAGACCGGACTGGTCATATCAAGATTGGCGCGGAGATCAAAGACAACAAGGTCCTCTTTTCTGTGAAGGATAACGGTGTTGGCATCGCAGAAAAAGATTATCAAAAGGTATTTGCCCCCTTCCGGCGCATTGGTAGGAATACAGTAGAAGGCGAAGGCATGGGGTTGGCCTACGTACAGGCCCAGGTCAGGCGACATGGTGGCGAAATCTGGTTCGAATCAGAAGTCGATAATGGGACAACGTTCTATTTCACGCTGCCCAGTAAAAACCTCAATGAGGATAATCCTTAG
- a CDS encoding hybrid sensor histidine kinase/response regulator has protein sequence MTETPEKVRVLYMEDDAGIAYLLRRELEKNNYDVTIATNGADGMEEVQNNTYDILLVDHQMPYVTGIEVIRHLSNEEDMPPVIVLTGAGSEEIAVEAMRYGAEDYIVKDVDQRFLHLLPTLIQRVLHNREVQEAQKRAELALQVEQERSRLLATFIENASHEFRTPLTIIATKLDRLKRMFDDPQANKQFDGIQRQADNILMLVDNLITMAQLDRTMTLERELIDINKIVIQALSQFEEENHSNLTIELHLADEPLNLQANNYYLYLALTQLMNNAASFSREEGSQLRLCTGSDGNRVVARIQDTGIGMSKDDLSRIFERFYRINKAHTTRGFGLGLPIVQRIIQLHDGTIDVQSEIDKGTTVTISFAKA, from the coding sequence ATGACTGAAACGCCAGAAAAAGTACGTGTACTCTATATGGAAGATGACGCTGGTATTGCGTATCTTTTGCGTCGAGAGTTGGAAAAGAATAATTACGACGTCACGATTGCGACCAATGGTGCTGACGGCATGGAAGAAGTGCAGAATAATACTTACGATATTCTGCTGGTCGATCATCAAATGCCTTATGTGACGGGCATCGAAGTCATTCGGCATCTATCCAATGAAGAAGATATGCCACCTGTGATCGTCCTGACAGGTGCTGGCAGTGAAGAAATCGCCGTTGAAGCGATGCGTTACGGAGCGGAAGATTACATCGTCAAAGATGTGGATCAACGTTTTTTACACCTGCTGCCGACCTTGATTCAGCGTGTTTTGCATAATCGAGAAGTGCAGGAAGCCCAAAAACGTGCCGAACTCGCACTACAGGTTGAGCAAGAACGCTCTCGCCTGCTAGCGACATTCATTGAGAATGCATCCCATGAATTCCGCACGCCCTTGACGATCATTGCTACCAAGCTGGACCGCCTCAAGCGCATGTTTGACGATCCCCAGGCAAACAAACAATTTGATGGCATCCAACGTCAGGCCGATAATATCTTGATGCTGGTCGATAACCTGATCACTATGGCCCAGCTCGACCGCACAATGACACTTGAACGAGAACTGATCGACATCAATAAGATCGTCATTCAGGCGCTGTCACAGTTCGAAGAAGAAAATCATAGTAATCTGACAATAGAACTTCACCTGGCAGACGAACCCTTAAACCTCCAGGCGAACAATTATTACCTGTACCTGGCGTTGACGCAGCTCATGAATAATGCGGCCTCATTCTCAAGAGAAGAAGGCTCGCAGTTGAGGCTCTGCACAGGGTCAGATGGCAATCGCGTCGTCGCAAGGATACAGGATACTGGCATTGGCATGAGCAAAGACGATCTGTCCCGTATTTTTGAACGCTTCTATCGCATCAACAAAGCCCACACGACAAGGGGCTTCGGTCTGGGGCTTCCCATCGTCCAGCGCATCATCCAACTGCACGATGGGACGATTGACGTTCAAAGCGAAATCGACAAAGGGACGACGGTTACAATCTCATTCGCAAAAGCATGA
- a CDS encoding SMP-30/gluconolactonase/LRE family protein — protein sequence MTEESLFVSRVFTPQGSFTEGIEGPGCDRAGNLYAVNFERQHTIGKVTPEGQASIFLELANGSIGNGIRFNRAGEMFIADYVNHNILKVDMQTREISIFAHEPTMNQPNDIAMGANDIIYASDPNWSQDNGQIWRIDTDGQVTLLETDMGTTNGIEVSPDETTLYVNETVQRRIWAYDLSSHGEVSNKRLLIEFPDYGMDGMRTDIEGRLYVTRFGKGTVAILSPSGEVLREVTLHGKNCTNIAFGGDDGCNCYVTVADQGNIEVFRTDTPGRSWQLANRP from the coding sequence ATGACAGAAGAATCATTGTTCGTAAGCCGCGTATTCACACCTCAGGGGAGCTTTACAGAGGGTATTGAAGGCCCTGGCTGTGATAGGGCAGGCAATCTTTATGCCGTTAATTTTGAGCGGCAGCACACAATCGGCAAGGTGACGCCAGAGGGGCAGGCTAGCATCTTCCTGGAACTAGCCAACGGCAGTATTGGGAATGGTATTCGTTTTAATCGTGCTGGCGAGATGTTCATCGCGGATTACGTCAACCACAATATTTTAAAAGTGGATATGCAAACGCGTGAGATCAGCATTTTCGCCCATGAACCGACTATGAACCAGCCCAATGACATCGCCATGGGTGCCAATGACATCATCTATGCCAGCGACCCCAATTGGAGCCAGGACAATGGGCAAATATGGCGAATCGACACAGACGGCCAAGTGACATTGTTGGAAACAGACATGGGTACAACGAATGGCATTGAGGTCAGCCCGGATGAGACGACCCTTTATGTGAATGAAACGGTCCAAAGGCGCATCTGGGCCTATGATTTATCCTCCCATGGAGAGGTGAGCAATAAACGCTTGCTCATTGAATTCCCGGATTATGGCATGGATGGCATGCGCACGGATATTGAAGGTCGCCTCTATGTAACGCGATTTGGTAAAGGGACCGTGGCGATACTCTCTCCGTCGGGGGAGGTTCTCAGAGAAGTGACGTTACATGGCAAAAACTGTACCAATATTGCTTTTGGTGGGGACGATGGGTGTAACTGTTATGTCACTGTGGCTGACCAAGGGAATATTGAGGTATTCAGAACAGATACGCCAGGGCGTAGCTGGCAGCTTGCTAACCGCCCATGA
- a CDS encoding Pycsar system effector family protein, with amino-acid sequence MQPLDHEVLPPENSASATFDYTRILNSLGTEMDGAIRHADLKAQLILGVDAILLAAVANFPLNEFGLILNGSASIAERGVLLLEVLVVGAILLSLIFALMTIMPRIRSGTRGSANLFFFADIVKFKEKDYIERYLTSSDDELKEAILAQVHAKSDIVMTKFEQVRLSLVSLFMAAVGWAAVTVLPIFLG; translated from the coding sequence ATGCAGCCGTTAGACCATGAGGTTTTGCCTCCGGAAAATTCAGCTTCTGCAACTTTCGATTACACGCGTATCCTCAATAGTCTGGGTACGGAGATGGACGGTGCGATTCGCCATGCGGATCTCAAAGCGCAGCTTATCCTGGGTGTCGATGCTATTCTTTTAGCAGCTGTGGCGAACTTCCCTTTGAATGAGTTCGGCCTGATCTTGAATGGCAGTGCTTCGATTGCTGAAAGAGGGGTGTTACTGCTCGAAGTGCTCGTCGTTGGGGCAATTTTGCTCTCCCTCATATTTGCGCTGATGACGATTATGCCGCGTATTCGCTCTGGGACGCGGGGCTCGGCAAATTTGTTTTTCTTCGCGGATATTGTCAAGTTCAAAGAGAAGGATTATATCGAGCGCTATTTAACTTCATCGGACGATGAACTGAAAGAAGCAATCCTCGCGCAGGTCCATGCGAAGTCAGATATTGTCATGACGAAGTTTGAGCAGGTCCGGCTGAGCCTGGTTTCGTTGTTTATGGCGGCAGTTGGCTGGGCTGCTGTGACTGTTTTACCCATATTCTTAGGCTGA
- a CDS encoding TIGR04076 family protein, which produces MSNLFELYDLRITVEAIEGRSVCDMQVGDTFEVTESCKIRIPEGKHFCMYALSAVLPMLAAKQRELAENDWMARDSLVACPDPEERLIMRIERIQKRTMDSDELT; this is translated from the coding sequence ATGAGTAATCTCTTTGAACTATACGACCTGCGCATCACAGTAGAAGCCATAGAAGGCCGTTCCGTTTGCGATATGCAAGTGGGCGATACATTTGAAGTCACAGAAAGCTGCAAAATTCGCATTCCTGAAGGGAAGCACTTTTGCATGTACGCGCTCAGCGCTGTGCTGCCCATGCTGGCCGCAAAACAGCGCGAATTGGCCGAAAATGATTGGATGGCGCGGGATTCACTCGTCGCCTGCCCGGATCCTGAAGAACGGCTCATTATGCGCATTGAACGCATTCAAAAGCGCACGATGGATAGTGATGAACTCACGTGA
- a CDS encoding LLM class flavin-dependent oxidoreductase: MTAQTSMHEISIAFQTDKRASDYVALAKLVNPYAFDAVSVYCDAPYHPSYGPLMLMAPYIEHARLGPAAVSPSRIHPLDVAAQAALLADIAQAGTYIGFARGAWLADHSISETKPAVQAIREAVEVVQQLLRGGAGYHGRVYDLADHVKAPYPLPEQPIPILIGTWGQKLCAVAGELADEVKVGGSANPDIVPVIQDYIAVGEKATGRDIGSVGVVMGAVSVIDDDREQARQAARRSVALYLPVVAGLDPTVSVEPEQMARIQRYVEQESFDEAAALISDDLLERFAFAGNAQDIIEHCERLFDAGTRRIEFGTPHGLQSATGIRILGEQVLPALANWRDS; encoded by the coding sequence GTGACAGCGCAAACCTCTATGCACGAAATCAGCATTGCATTCCAAACAGATAAACGCGCCTCAGACTACGTCGCTCTGGCAAAGTTGGTGAATCCATACGCCTTTGATGCCGTCAGCGTCTACTGCGATGCGCCATATCATCCCAGCTACGGGCCGCTGATGCTGATGGCACCCTATATCGAACATGCACGCCTCGGCCCGGCGGCTGTCAGCCCATCGCGTATTCATCCGCTGGATGTTGCAGCACAGGCTGCCCTGTTAGCGGATATTGCCCAGGCTGGCACATATATTGGCTTTGCACGCGGCGCATGGTTGGCAGATCATAGTATCAGCGAGACAAAACCCGCTGTACAAGCTATCCGAGAAGCGGTCGAAGTCGTACAGCAACTGCTCAGGGGTGGCGCAGGCTATCATGGCCGTGTTTATGACCTGGCTGATCACGTCAAAGCACCGTATCCGCTCCCAGAACAGCCAATCCCGATATTAATTGGCACATGGGGGCAAAAACTGTGTGCTGTCGCCGGTGAACTGGCTGATGAAGTCAAAGTTGGCGGCTCCGCAAACCCGGATATTGTACCCGTGATTCAGGATTATATTGCTGTTGGCGAAAAAGCCACTGGACGAGACATAGGCTCAGTCGGTGTGGTGATGGGCGCTGTCAGCGTCATTGATGACGATCGTGAACAAGCCCGGCAGGCCGCTCGCCGCTCAGTTGCGCTCTATTTACCTGTCGTCGCCGGATTAGATCCGACCGTCAGCGTTGAGCCGGAGCAAATGGCTCGCATACAACGATATGTGGAGCAAGAATCCTTTGATGAGGCAGCAGCGCTTATCTCCGATGATTTATTGGAACGGTTCGCTTTTGCAGGCAATGCTCAGGATATTATTGAGCACTGCGAGCGGCTCTTCGACGCTGGCACACGCCGCATCGAATTCGGCACACCACACGGGTTGCAATCAGCAACGGGCATCCGTATCCTCGGCGAACAGGTCCTCCCGGCGCTGGCAAACTGGCGCGATTCGTAA